The following are from one region of the Salvia splendens isolate huo1 chromosome 2, SspV2, whole genome shotgun sequence genome:
- the LOC121770436 gene encoding phospholipase A1-Igamma3, chloroplastic-like isoform X1, protein MASLHSSLNHKITSSHHFLPSPTQTPTNLTLHKRKGERSIHIRSCSTLSSIEIEESARPLHQIWRQIQGENNWEKLLDPMNPHLRREIIRYGEMAQSCYDSFDFDPHSKYCGTCKYDPPRFFPRLGMSGRGYTLTRYLYATSNINLPNFFQKSTTNNIWSPHANWMGYVAVATDADEIRRLGRRDIGVAWRGTVTYLEWIHDLKDILCPAHFRDDPNVKIESGFFDLYTSKEKEQNCEFCSFSAREQVLAELRRIIHRFRGEELSITITGHSLGAALALLSAYDVAEVKLNSVVGGTIPVTVFSFAGPRVGNLRFKERCDELGIKVLRVVNVHDRVPRVPGIITNEKFQYQKYLEDAMSFPWSYAHVGVELGLDHTHSPFLKNTKDLRCAHNLEAHLHLLDGYHGKGKQLWLASKRDVALVNKSCDFLKAEYGVPPNWWQDEHKGMVRSGEGRWVVPERPRMEAHPADTAHHFEQVIKYAK, encoded by the exons ATGGCTTCCCTTCACTCCTCTCTCAACCACAAAATCACTTCTTCCCACCACTTCCTTCCATCACCGACCCAAACGCCAACAAACCTCACCTTACACAAAAGAAAAGGTGAGCGATCAATTCACATTAGAAGCTGCTCAACCCTGTCAAGCATCGAAATCGAAGAAAGCGCCCGCCCCCTCCACCAAATCTGGCGCCAAATCCAGGGCGAGAACAACTGGGAGAAGCTTCTGGACCCCATGAACCCCCACCTCCGGCGAGAAATCATCCGCTACGGCGAGATGGCCCAGTCCTGCTACGACTCCTTCGACTTCGACCCCCACTCCAAATACTGCGGCACCTGCAAGTACGACCCACCCCGCTTCTTCCCCCGCCTCGGCATGTCCGGCCGCGGCTACACCCTCACCCGCTACCTCTACGCCACCTCCAACATCAACCTCCCCAACTTCTTCCAGAAATCCACCACTAACAATATCTGGAGCCCCCACGCCAACTGGATGGGCTacgtcgccgtcgccaccgACGCCGACGAAATCCGCCGCCTCGGCCGCCGCGACATCGGCGTCGCTTGGCGCGGCACCGTCACCTACCTCGAGTGGATCCACGACCTCAAGGACATCCTCTGCCCCGCCCACTTCCGCGACGACCCCAACGTCAAGATCGAGTCCGGCTTCTTCGACCTCTACACCTCCAAGGAGAAGGAGCAGAACTGCGAATTCTGCTCCTTCTCGGCGCGAGAGCAGGTCCTGGCCGAGCTGAGGCGGATCATCCACCGCTTCAGGGGCGAGGAGCTCAGCATCACCATCACGGGGCACAGCCTCGGCGCGGCGCTGGCCCTGCTCAGCGCCTACGACGTGGCCGAGGTGAAGCTCAACAGCGTGGTCGGGGGCACTATCCCCGTCACGGTGTTCTCCTTCGCCGGCCCTAGGGTTGGGAATTTGAGGTTCAAGGAGCGGTGCGACGAG ctcgGGATCAAGGTGCTCCGGGTGGTGAACGTGCACGACCGGGTGCCGAGGGTCCCTGGGATCATCACGAATGAGAAATTTCAGTACCAGAAATACCTAGAGGATGCTATGTCTTTTCCATGGAGCTACGCCCACGTAGGTGTGGAGTTAGGTTTGGATCACACACACTCCCCATTCCTAAAGAACACCAAGGACTTGAGATGTGCGCACAACCTTGAGGCGCATTTGCACTTGCTGGATGGCTACCACGGCAAAG GTAAACAGTTGTGGTTAGCGTCGAAGAGAGACGTAGCACTGGTGAACAAGAGCTGCGACTTCTTGAAGGCGGAATATGGCGTGCCGCCAAATTGGTGgcaggacgagcacaaggggaTGGTGAGGAGCGGGGAGGGGCGGTGGGTAGTGCCCGAACGGCCGAGGATGGAGGCGCATCCGGCCGACACGGCCCACCACTTTGAGCAAGTCATCAAGTATGCAAAGTAG
- the LOC121770436 gene encoding phospholipase A1-Igamma3, chloroplastic-like isoform X2, which produces MASLHSSLNHKITSSHHFLPSPTQTPTNLTLHKRKGERSIHIRSCSTLSSIEIEESARPLHQIWRQIQGENNWEKLLDPMNPHLRREIIRYGEMAQSCYDSFDFDPHSKYCGTCKYDPPRFFPRLGMSGRGYTLTRYLYATSNINLPNFFQKSTTNNIWSPHANWMGYVAVATDADEIRRLGRRDIGVAWRGTVTYLEWIHDLKDILCPAHFRDDPNVKIESGFFDLYTSKEKEQNCEFCSFSAREQVLAELRRIIHRFRGEELSITITGHSLGAALALLSAYDVAEVKLNSVVGGTIPVTVFSFAGPRVGNLRFKERCDELGIKVLRVVNVHDRVPRVPGIITNEKFQYQKYLEDAMSFPWSYAHVGVELGLDHTHSPFLKNTKDLRCAHNLEAHLHLLDGYHGKVVVSVEERRSTGEQELRLLEGGIWRAAKLVAGRAQGDGEERGGAVGSARTAEDGGASGRHGPPL; this is translated from the exons ATGGCTTCCCTTCACTCCTCTCTCAACCACAAAATCACTTCTTCCCACCACTTCCTTCCATCACCGACCCAAACGCCAACAAACCTCACCTTACACAAAAGAAAAGGTGAGCGATCAATTCACATTAGAAGCTGCTCAACCCTGTCAAGCATCGAAATCGAAGAAAGCGCCCGCCCCCTCCACCAAATCTGGCGCCAAATCCAGGGCGAGAACAACTGGGAGAAGCTTCTGGACCCCATGAACCCCCACCTCCGGCGAGAAATCATCCGCTACGGCGAGATGGCCCAGTCCTGCTACGACTCCTTCGACTTCGACCCCCACTCCAAATACTGCGGCACCTGCAAGTACGACCCACCCCGCTTCTTCCCCCGCCTCGGCATGTCCGGCCGCGGCTACACCCTCACCCGCTACCTCTACGCCACCTCCAACATCAACCTCCCCAACTTCTTCCAGAAATCCACCACTAACAATATCTGGAGCCCCCACGCCAACTGGATGGGCTacgtcgccgtcgccaccgACGCCGACGAAATCCGCCGCCTCGGCCGCCGCGACATCGGCGTCGCTTGGCGCGGCACCGTCACCTACCTCGAGTGGATCCACGACCTCAAGGACATCCTCTGCCCCGCCCACTTCCGCGACGACCCCAACGTCAAGATCGAGTCCGGCTTCTTCGACCTCTACACCTCCAAGGAGAAGGAGCAGAACTGCGAATTCTGCTCCTTCTCGGCGCGAGAGCAGGTCCTGGCCGAGCTGAGGCGGATCATCCACCGCTTCAGGGGCGAGGAGCTCAGCATCACCATCACGGGGCACAGCCTCGGCGCGGCGCTGGCCCTGCTCAGCGCCTACGACGTGGCCGAGGTGAAGCTCAACAGCGTGGTCGGGGGCACTATCCCCGTCACGGTGTTCTCCTTCGCCGGCCCTAGGGTTGGGAATTTGAGGTTCAAGGAGCGGTGCGACGAG ctcgGGATCAAGGTGCTCCGGGTGGTGAACGTGCACGACCGGGTGCCGAGGGTCCCTGGGATCATCACGAATGAGAAATTTCAGTACCAGAAATACCTAGAGGATGCTATGTCTTTTCCATGGAGCTACGCCCACGTAGGTGTGGAGTTAGGTTTGGATCACACACACTCCCCATTCCTAAAGAACACCAAGGACTTGAGATGTGCGCACAACCTTGAGGCGCATTTGCACTTGCTGGATGGCTACCACGGCAAAG TTGTGGTTAGCGTCGAAGAGAGACGTAGCACTGGTGAACAAGAGCTGCGACTTCTTGAAGGCGGAATATGGCGTGCCGCCAAATTGGTGgcaggacgagcacaaggggaTGGTGAGGAGCGGGGAGGGGCGGTGGGTAGTGCCCGAACGGCCGAGGATGGAGGCGCATCCGGCCGACACGGCCCACCACTTTGA
- the LOC121769402 gene encoding uncharacterized protein LOC121769402: MSSSPKMDVSGGPYKTIALVLLIFYIIFVSLSNQYPKCPSAPASASFFSPFLKNQQPTTLDHLVFGLVGSEKAWHHRKAYIESWWRPNATHGLLFLDTAPTGDLLPWSAASPPYRVSDDLTRFLNKSDVVAQRIIHAIMEVYREEEHENMRWLVMGDDDSIFVVDNMLQILSGYDHTKYYYFGGQSEFILSNYWYSFSQGFGGAGFIMSLPLAKLVAADMDKCLLRYRHLNAADKTTMSCIADIGVNLTPLKGIHQIDMRGDISGFLSSHPKYPLLSLHHFDMVDPIFPNMNRSESTRHLMKAVAADNSRMLQQTICYHRPTNWSFSISWGYSAHIYEKILARSHLQFPIETFKTWWHPNPRPPHYMFNTRLPSRDPCLAPHMFFYHTVGTTTNDQILTEFSRAWRRDLPPCSFSGNHSADSISTIKVYSPATKRFQADRSECCDVVRMDGEEAEIKFRECAAQEIIA; this comes from the exons atgtcatccTCCCCAAAAATGGATGTCTCCGGCGGGCCATACAAAACCATTGCCCTTGTGTTGCTCATCTTCTACATCATCTTCGTCTCCCTCTCCAACCAATACCCAAAGTGCCCCTCGGCCCCTGCCTCCGCCTCCTTCTTCTCCCCTTTCCTTAAAAACCAACAACCAACAACGCTCGACCACCTGGTGTTCGGGCTGGTGGGGTCGGAGAAGGCGTGGCACCACCGCAAAGCCTACATCGAGTCATGGTGGCGCCCCAACGCCACCCACGGcctcctcttcctcgacaccgCCCCCACCGGCGACCTCCTCCCCTGGTCGGCGGCGTCCCCGCCGTACAGAGTGTCCGACGACCTCACTCGCTTCCTGAACAAGAGCGACGTGGTGGCGCAGCGGATCATCCACGCGATCATGGAGGTGTACAGGGAGGAGGAGCACGAGAATATGCGGTGGCTGGTGATGGGCGACGACGACTCCATTTTCGTGGTGGATAACATGCTTCAAATCTTGTCGGGCTACGATCACACCAAGTATTACTACTTCGGGGGGCAGTCCGAGTTCATCCTCTCCAATTATTGGTACTCCTTCAGCCAGGGATTCGGCGGCGCCGGATTTATCATGAGCCTCCCTCTGGCCAAGCTTGTGGCGGCGGACATGGACAAGTGTCTGCTCAGGTATCGCCATCTTAACGCTGCTGATAAAACTACTATGTCGTGTATTGCTGACATTGGAGTCAACCTCACTCCCCTCAAAGGAATTCATCAG ATTGATATGCGAGGAGACATATCCGGTTTCCTATCATCACACCCCAAATACCCTCTACTCTCCCTCCACCACTTTGACATGGTGGATCCAATATTCCCCAACATGAACCGCTCGGAGTCCACGCGCCACCTCATGAAGGCGGTGGCGGCCGACAATTCCCGCATGCTGCAGCAAACCATCTGCTACCACCGCCCCACCAACTGGTCGTTTTCCATCTCGTGGGGATACTCCGCccacatatacgagaaaatcTTGGCGCGGAGCCACCTACAATTCCCCATAGAGACATTCAAGACGTGGTGGCACCCGAACCCCCGCCCCCCGCACTACATGTTCAACACGCGCCTCCCCTCGCGTGACCCTTGTCTAGCCCCTCATATGTTCTTCTATCACACCGTCGGAACCACCACAAATGATCAGATTCTCACCGAGTTCTCTCGGGCATGGCGCCGGGACTTGCCGCCGTGCTCGTTTTCCGGCAATCACTCCGCCGATTCCATTTCCACAATCAAGGTCTATTCACCCGCCACCAAACGGTTTCAG GCTGATAGAAGTGAATGCTGCGACGTCGTTCGGATGGATGGAGAAGAAGCAGAGATTAAATTTCGGGAATGCGCTGCACAAGAGATTATTGCTTAA